The following are from one region of the Salvia hispanica cultivar TCC Black 2014 chromosome 1, UniMelb_Shisp_WGS_1.0, whole genome shotgun sequence genome:
- the LOC125204684 gene encoding BOI-related E3 ubiquitin-protein ligase 1-like translates to MAVEARHLNNLFSPQLIQDREAMMNAYNSQFLGVPTAAALPENQFYYPSAAAKTSVNTDSGVTFNNNIARKRSREADSFNQFQNFASQKATIAGEEIVPGIQQYQYEIDAIITQHTKKIRSELESRQKQQARLLAAAIGDGVVKKLKEKDEQIQRMAKLNLVLQERVKSLYVENQLWRDLAQSNEATANSLRTDLEQVLHHVGNGGGEQHLSAADVADEESCCGSSRSADAEENDDGNSSERRRCRLCGEREASVLLLPCRHLCLCSACGSGSQQLQSCPVCNFSMTATLHVNMS, encoded by the exons ATGGCAGTGGAAGCAAGGCATCTGAATAATCTCTTCTCTCCTCAGCTGATTCAAGACAG AGAGGCGATGATGAACGCCTACAACTCGCAGTTCCTCGGCGTTCCTACCGCCGCGGCATTGCCGGAGAATCAGTTCTATTATCCGTCCGCGGCAGCGAAGACCTCCGTCAACACCGACAGCGGCGTCACCTTCAACAACAACATCGCGAGAAAGCGCTCCAGAGAAGCCGATTCCTTCAATCAGTTCCAGAATTTCGCGTCGCAGAAGGCGACAATCGCCGGAGAGGAAATCGTGCCGGGGATCCAGCAGTATCAGTACGAGATCGACGCGATCATCACACAGCAC ACGAAGAAGATACGATCCGAGCTCGAATCGCGGCAGAAGCAGCAGGCGCGGCTCCTCGCGGCGGCGATCGGCGACGGCGTGgtgaagaaattgaaggagAAGGACGAGCAGATTCAGAGAATGGCAAAGCTGAATCTAGTCCTTCAGGAGCGCGTCAAAAGCCTCTACGTCGAGAATCAGCTATGGCGAGACTTAGCTCAATCGAACGAAGCCACCGCCAATTCTCTCCGCACCGATCTCGAGCAAGTCCTCCACCACGTCGGAAACGGCGGAGGCGAGCAGCATCTCTCCGCCGCCGATGTCGCCGACGAGGAATCCTGCTGCGGAAGCAGCAGATCCGCCGATGCAGAGGAAAACGACGACGGAAACAGTAGCGAGAGGAGGCGCTGCAGATTGTgcggagagagagaggcttCCGTTTTGCTGTTGCCGTGCCGGCATCTCTGCCTCTGCTCCGCCTGCGGGAGTGGGTCCCAGCAGCTGCAGTCGTGCCCGGTGTGTAACTTTAGCATGACCGCAACGCTGCATGTTAACATGTCATGA